TCACCGGGCCGGTTGGGGCCGCTCTGCCCACGGGTGTCCATGACGAGGGTGGCGTACCCCGCGGAAGGCCACAGCAGCCAGTCGTGCACCATCCCCCGGCCACCGCCGTAACCGAGGTACTGCACGACGCACGGTAGCGGCCCCTCGGCCGCGCGCGGGAAGAGGAACCAGCCGCGGATACGGTGCCCGCCGAAGCCGGAGAACGTCACGTCATGGGTGTGCAGCTGCGCCAGCCCCGCATCGACCTCGGTGAAGCGGGCATCGAGGTCACGGTCACGGGCTTCGTCGAGGGTGCGCTGCCAGAAGGCGTCAAAGCCGGCCGGTTCGGGGCGCGGCGGGCGGTAGCTGCGCAGCTCGTCCAGGGGCAGGTCGGTGAACACAAAAGACCTCCGGGCCGTAGGGTGCCTTGCTGCCTGTGGCCAAGGTGCCCACCAGCCGGAGGGTTCAGACGCGGTTTCGGCCCGGCCGGCACCCGCGACGGCGACTTCCGGAGCAGCATGCCGGCACCCGCCGGCGCCCGCTGATTCCCGCCGACGGCAGCGGGCGGTCAGCGATCGATGCGCTTGCCCGCCGCGCCGGTGTCCGTCACCTCGCCGACCTCGGCGGCGGCCGGATCCAGCACCCGCGCCAGGAACGTCCTGGTCCGCTCGTGCCGAGGGGCGCCCACCACCTGCTCGGGAGTGCCCTGCTCGACGATCACCCCGCCGTCCATGAACACCACCCGGTCGGCGACCTCCCGCGCAAAGCTCATCTCATGGGTGACGACGAGCATCGTCATGCCCTCCTGCGCCAGCCCCCGCATCACCGCCAGCACATCGCCGACCAGCTCCGGGTCCAGCGCCGAGGTCGGCTCGTCGAAGAGCATCAGCTCCGGGTCCATGGACAGCGCACGGGCGATGGCCACCCGCTGCTGCTGCCCGCCGGACAACTGCGCCGGATAGGCGGCCGCCTTGTCGCTGAGCCCGACCCGTTCGAGGTTGGCGCGGGCGACCCGCTCCGCCTCGGCGCGGTCACGGCGCAGCACCCGGCGCTGGGCAATCGTCAGATTCTCCAGCGCGGTCAGATGCGGAAAGAGGTTGAA
This portion of the Streptomyces sp. 2114.4 genome encodes:
- a CDS encoding amino acid ABC transporter ATP-binding protein yields the protein MSCVTTDQAAPGTTEAKAIDVQGLRKAFGELEVLRGIDFSVARGEVVCVIGPSGSGKSTLLRCVNLLEEPSAGRVTVAGTEVTDPDVDIDRVRQRIGMVFQAFNLFPHLTALENLTIAQRRVLRRDRAEAERVARANLERVGLSDKAAAYPAQLSGGQQQRVAIARALSMDPELMLFDEPTSALDPELVGDVLAVMRGLAQEGMTMLVVTHEMSFAREVADRVVFMDGGVIVEQGTPEQVVGAPRHERTRTFLARVLDPAAAEVGEVTDTGAAGKRIDR